The genomic interval AATCCCATAATCCAATCCAAGATACCTACGTGAAGGTATTGGTAAGGAGAATAAATGCAAGTCTGTTGCATCTAAGTCTTTGGCAGATCCTGCGCGCGGTTGCAATCTCTAATCAGAGCTCTATGTACCATGGGAAATCTATATAGATTATGCGACATTTTTGATACAGTCGCCAAATCCTATTCAGGATGGATTGCTTCTATTTCTAGTAGCTTCAGGCTTGAGCCTCATTTTTGGAATCATAGGGGTTATCAATTTAGCTTTTATATGATCAATCGGCGCCTATCTGGCTTTTGGATTAGCTCCTATCGTTGGTGATATATTTGGTGGCGGCTTCATAGCGATTTTGGTGTTTGGAGTCATTACCTTTGCAGTGCTTGGATATCTATTAGAGTGGGCATTTTTTAGTTACCTATACACGAGAGATCATCTGCAGCAGGTGATGATGACATATGGACTGATTTTGGTATTCGAAGAATGCCGAAGCTTACTCGTTGGCGATGATGTTCATGGTGTAAAACCTCCGGCATGGCTTGAGGGAAGCATCCCATTGACGGATGTCAATGTTTATCCCACTTATAGATTATTCATCTGGTTGGCGTGTATTGCTCTCGCCATTGGAATGTATCTCGTATTCACCAAAACAAAGCTGGGGATGATGATCAGGGCTGGAAGTGTTAATCGTGAGATGACACAGTTGATCGGCATCAATATTAAATTCTTATACAGGGTAGTTTTCGCTGCAAGAGTTGCTATTGCAGCATTTTCTGGCATGAAGGCGGCGCCTGTTTCCTCAGTTTATCCAGGCATGGGGCAGGCATTTTGATTATTTGCTTTCTAGTTGTTGTGATTGCCGGTATTGGTTCAATCCAAGGCGCATTTGTAGCGTCACTTCTCATTGGTTTTGTGGATACTGTCGGAAAGGTCGTCTTACCGCAAGCTGCTGGGGTATTGGTCTACGTCTTAATGACTATCATTTTGCTTTGGAAACCAAATGGATTATTTAAGGCTGAAACATGAAAAATAAATCCTTATACTTTTATATCCCATTTTTTGCATTACTTGTAGTCATGCCTTGTGTGGGAAATGACTATAGGAATGATTGAGTGGTTACAACCATTATTTTTTATATTTGCTTTAAGTCTTGAGTTGCGGGTAGGAACAACAGGATTGGTCTGTTTTGGCCAAGCAGCCTTTTTTAGGGTTGGTGCTTACGTCACCGTCCTATTGACAGCTCAATTTTCAGATCCATCTCTTGGATTCCTGGTAATGGCCTCAGTTACATCAGCGGCTGTTTTGGCATTATTTGTTGGAGCACTTTCTAAGAACTAAAGGGGTTTATTTCATTATGGTGACCCTAGCCTTTGCGCAAATGGTGTACTACGTCATTCATGACACCCCTTGAGGTGGCGGAACCGATGGTATTTATCTTTCATCGAAACCGACGATCTTTGCTGATTATGGATTAGGAAATGCAACTGTATTCTATTTTTTTACAGTGGCAAGTTTACTATTAGTATTAATTTTTCTCGGCATTCTATTGCGCTCCAGATTTGGTCACGCGTTAGTGGGTATAAGAATTAATGAAAATAGAATGAGTACTGCAGGATACGAAACTTACTTTTATCAAGTAGCTGTCTTTGTTATCTCAGGCGGAATTGCGCGCCGAACTGGATTTTTATACGCCATTAAAGATGGCTATGTAAATCCAGAGTTACTTAGTTGGCATCAGTCCGGAACGGTTTTAATCATGATCATTCTGGGTGGTCTTGGTTATTTGCGTGGCGCTATCATTGGTGCCTTTGCATTTGCCCTTTTAGAGGAAATATTCCGTTCCGAAGCGCTTTTTGGAGCCTTTTATAAGCATTGGCATTTTTAGGCCTTGGGTTATTAGCAATCATCCTTTGTGTTGCATTACTTCCCAATGGTCTGATTAGTTTGCCATCTCAATGGCGTATCCGTTTAATGGGAGGTCTTGGATCTGCTGTAGTGAAAGAAGAGACCACTAATGGAGCTCAATCATGATAAATAGCACGAATTCTTCAGAGGTATTACTGCGCGCAACTAACCTGGTTCGTCAGTGGGGTGGTTTAGTGGCGGTAAAGAAGGTTGAAATTGAGTTGAAACGCGGAGAGATCCATGCAGTTATTTGGTACCAATGGCGCTGGAAAATCGACTCTCATCAATTTGCTTTCGGGTGAAATATCCGTCAGTAGTGGTGATATTGAAATATTAGGCAAGCAAGTAAGCAGTTGGTCGCAGCCAAGGCTGGCCAAAAAAGGGATTGGTAGAAGCTATCAAAGAAACACCATTTTTCCAGAGCTATCTGTATGCGGGATCGTTTCAAGCAAATCAAAGAGACTAGAGCTGTTGAGATTCTGGAAATTATTCTCAATGATGAAGGCGGTCATGTACTCATTGGCAATCGCTGGTTTAATTATTTATGTGCCAAGAAGCAAGTGTTTCCTATTGCTGCTTATAGAGAGTTAGCTGCTAAATACCGTGCGCCAATTTTAAAAGGTCCATTTAATATAGAGGCACGCAAGCAAGCAGGCTTTACAGCTGAAAAGTTAAATCTTTTAGGGGCGTAAATAAAGATATTAAATATCCTTTTGCTATGCCCTCAACTTTATCGGGAAAAACTATGAAATTATCTCTGTCGCACTAGCGACGGTTGCTTGTGGTGGTCTTTTTTATGAACACGGCACCCCAGTGGCTCAGCCAATTCCTTTGCCAACCATTCGCGGTCCACAAGTTGGTCAATAATGGACATATGTGAAGAAGGATGTATTTGATGGCAAGATCTTAGAGGTGGTCAATGAACGGGTTGCAAGTATTGGTTCATCGATTGTGATTGAACGTTCTACAACAGATTGATGAATTAATTGACGCTCTCCATCAAAAAGGTTTTGAGGTTGCGATAGAAACAAATGGTACCATTAAAGTTCCTAAGGCTGACTCTGATTTAATTGTTCTTCAGGCAGAAGAATTAAAGTTAGTCATTCCGCAAGTTCAGAATTCGGAATTAGAAAAGCTGATGGCTCGTTTTGAGAAGATGGATTACCGAAATCGTTTCTTACAGCTGAGGGCTGGACTCAATCTCAAAACAAATACTGAATTAGCAGTTCATTTGTGCCAAATGAGGCCGCTATGGAGATTAAGCTTGCAGTCCCATAAATTATTCGTTAATTTCGTGAACTCTAAGCATATTAAGTGAAACGCCTAATGATCAATAAACAACCCGCTATTTCTATTACACGTCGACTTGAATTTGACTCCGGACACCATATTCCAAATCATGATGGTCAATGTCGTCATCTGCATGGACATTGCTATGCTATTGAGGTGATGCTTTACTGGGGAGGTGGCTGATCACTCTGGTAAGGCCGATGATGGCATGGTATTGGACTTTGGAGATATTAAGCGCTTAACCAACCAGTACGTTGGTGATCGTTGGGATCATGCATTTTTAGTAGCTAAAGAGGATGAGGGTTTGGTGACTTGCTTGGCTAGCCTCCCTAACAATAAGGCTGTGATTATGGAACATGCGCCCACTGTAGAAAATCTAGCTAATGCTGCTTTTGCTATATTGCAGCCAGTTTTTAGTAAAGCTTTTGGCGGTCGCCTGGAGTTGTCCTCGATTCGCCTATACGAATCGCCTAATTGTTGGGCTGATGTTCATTCAGCATAAATGACACAAGCTGAGCTTGACCAGCAATATATGCGCATGGCAATTGAGCAAGCTCAATTGGCCGCGCAATCTGGAGAAGTGCCAGTTGGTGCGGTACTTGTTCGTGATGGGCAAGTGATTTCTAAAGCTTTTAATAAGCCTATTTCAAACCATGACCCCAGCGCACATGCTGAAATGCTCGCTCTGCGGGAAGCAGCGCTGATGGAGAAAAATTACCGCCTCCCCGGCAGCACTTTATATGTCACTTTAGAGCCCTGCGCAATGTGCTCCGGCGCTATGCTTCATGCTAGGATTAGTCGAATCGTTTATGGTGCGCCAGATCCAAAAACTGGTGCAGCTGGCGGCGTTATGGATTTATTTGCCTCTAAGCGGATTAATCATCAAACTAGCGCTGAAGGTGGCGTTATGAGCGAGGAGTGTGGCCAATTGCTACGAGAATTTTTTAAAGGACGACGTTGAGATCCATTCAACTGATTGCTCCGTCTGGAGCAAGTGTAGATGGTAAAAGCCCTCTAGCCGGTATCGACTGGCTAGAGGGCCAAGGTATTCTCGTTCACAATGCTGGCTGTATTCAACGTGTTGATGAGCGTGTTGCGGGTAGCGATGAAGTTCGTTTAGCCGAACTCAACAATTTGCCTAACCTAGATACTTCCACAGTGGTGATGGTGATGCGTGGTGGGTATGGTCTTCATCGTTTGCTGCCCTATATTCAATGGAATGCTATTGCAAAAGCAATCCAAGATGGATTACAAGTCTGTGGACACAGTGATTTCACGGTTTTTTAGTTAGGCTTATTGGCTAAAACGGGTGCCATTACTCTTGCTGGCCCAATGCTGAATTACGACTTTGTACGAATTGGCGAGGATAGTGCTCCTGTGCTGTAGCCCCCGATGTTTTCATGTGGCAGCATTTTCAATATGCAGTAGATAGTCGAAAGTTGGAGTGCCGTGTGACCGCTCCACAATCTTATTTGGGTGAAAAGAATAATGGCGCAGTAAGCGGAATCTTGTGGGGTGGAAATTTAACTGTTCTGGCGGGACACTGGTTGGAACAGTGCACTTGCCAAATGCGCAGCAAGCGCAGGGTGGAATATTGTTCTTGGAGGATGTCAATGAGCATCCTTATCGTATCGAAAGAATGTTGATGCAGCTTCTGGATGCTGGTGTTCTCGCTAAACAAGCGGCAATACTATTAGGTGGTTTTTCTGCAACAGCCTATACGAAAACGATAAGGGCTACTCTCTTGAGCGTGCTATTGATGCGATTCGTCAACGTTTGCCAGTGGAGATTCCAATATTGACTGGACTACCGTTTGGATATCAAACCAATAAACTGACTTTGCCGGTTGGCGCTCAAGCAAGTTTGACTTTTGATCTAACTGGTTTTGAAATCCAGTCACAGTGGTAACTTATATAGACCGTTCTCGATAAAGCACCGCCTTTTGAGATTCGCTCCTACGCGCCTATGCTTTTCGCAGAAGTACAAGTTGAAGGCGATCTAGATGATGCATCTAGTCAAGGCTTTCGTCTAATTCAAATCAGCGAAAAGATCGCAATGACCGCACCAGTAATTGTTGTTGATCAAAGCTTAAAAAGTTCAAAAATTGCAATGACTGTTCCCGGTGGGATTGAACCTAATGCTGGCAAATAGACCGTATCATTTGTGATGCCTGCCGAATATACGATGGAATGAATACCTAAGCCAATCAATCCACTTGTACGACTTCGTCAAATTTCTATAGCGAAGAAAAAGTAGCTGAAAAAACATTGGAGCTAGAGCAGTGGATGAAAACTCGTCAGCTCCAGAGCGCAGGAGCGCCGAATTTTGCACGCTATAATCTATCTTGGATATTACCCTTTATGCCTCGAAATGAGGTGATGATTAATTTGCGCGATTCATTCTGAGCTTCCAAAGCTCTTTAGTAAGAACTACCCACCACCATTAATTCCAATGACTTTCGTTAGTGTAGGGAGTACTTGAGCTAAGTGTTTTTCTAGAGTCCATGGTGGATTTATAATGAACATACCACTAGACTGTAAGCGTCGCTCACCAGGGGCATTTTCAACGCGCAACTCAGTATTCAGCCAAGATCGTTTATGGTTTGCAGCAATTTTTTTTAAAAAATCGGGTAGGGCGGCAGATTCTCGTCTTGAGATCGCTGGGTACCAAATGGCATAGCAGCCAGTGGCAAATCGAGTGAGCGCTTCTTGCATCGCAGTCTCCAGATAGCGATAGTCCTGTTTGTCTTCGTAGGAAGGATCAATCAATATTAAGCCGCGCCGACTTGGCGAAGGTAGTAAGCCTTTGAGGCTGGCAAAACTATCTTCTGCATAGACGTCAATTTGTTTTGATTGCTTTAATTGATTGACGTTATGACGCAATAAGCGTGCCAACATAAATGGCGATCCGGGATAATTATCAAGCCGTCCTTCCACCTTTTCAGTATCAATTTGCTTTAAATATGCTTGAATACTCTCTGGGGGTATCTGCAAGCAAGTTTTAATATATTGCTTAAGGCGAAAGATGCCGCCATCCGCCTCCTTGCTAACGGTTGAAAATTTATCCTGTAGACTGTAAATGCCAGCGCCTGCATCTGTATCTACGATAGTAAGTGCGCCCGATTTTTCTTGGAGATATTGAACCAAATGTATCAAGGTGAGATGCTTGAGAATATCTGCATGACTACCTGTATGAAATGCAGGTCTATAGCTAAACATAGCGACGCGTACTCACAGTGTTCGCGACCTAGATAACTGCGCTTTGCCAAAAAATATCAGCGTAGTTATCAAAACTGCAATGGAAGCATATTGCAGAGGTTGATTTAACTCTAGATCCATAACTTGAGTAATATGAGCATATATGGATACCAGGCCACTAATAGCAATAAGGCGAGGCCAAATCTTATTTGGCTTGAGAGTGGCCTCAGGGAGAAGGTTGGCAAGTAATGCGCCAAACATTCCACACCATATACCTAAGCCAGCGCCAGCCAATACATCTGTAAACCAATGTGCCCCAACAGCATTGCGTGAAAGTCCTACCAAGGCAGCAAGAACAAATAAAACAAGGAGAGGTTTACGCTTGCCTTTATTGACAGAAAAATAGAGGCCAGTAGCTACTGCGAATGCGGTAAGAGTATGTCCGGAAGGCAATGCCTTATGAAGCAAAATGTCACCGATCCGATAAAAGCTACCCTCTGTTAGAACACCGCCAGGTCTGGGAAGGCTAAAAAAAGTTTTTAAAGGGGTGCTTATCAAGCCTGCAAGAGCTCCAGAAAAAATGCCCGCCGATAACATTCTGGGTGCTATCAGTAACAGGGGGAATGCAAATGCAAATACACCCCAACCATTGCCGAAAAAAGTAAGCCAGGTCCACAGGTTATCGGGTAACTGCTGTGTTAGTTGGTTAATGAACAAAAAACTACTACTTTGAAATTCACCAAAGTAAATTATACCTGCGAGAGTCAGTGGAACCAGCGGAACAAACCAAGCAAATGTCGGTATTGCATTTTTATTCATTCAGCTTAACTAGCCTTTGCTTGATCGGAAGCCTGTATTTGTGTGATGACTTTGTCTAGCACTTGTGAAACTGTGATTGCTTGCATACACACGTTATCCTGACACGGGGTCTTGCGATGATTAGCAGCACTAACGCAAGGAGAGCAGGCTAAGTTAGCGGTGATAGCAATTGAATTACCAACTGAGCCATAAAGAGCTGGAGTTTCAGGCCCAAATAGAACAACCGTACGTAATGGAGTTGCTGCAGAGAAGTGGCCTGGGCCAGAGTCATTGGTCACCATTACATCTGACAGGGTATATAGAGGTGGTAACTCAGTAAAACTTACCTGTCCAGCAAAATTCAGTGCATTTTTTACATTAGCTACAGATCGCACTTTTTCTGCATAAGAAATTTCATTAGGAGATCCTGTAATTAAGATAAGGTCGCTTGAAAACTGTTGATGAAGCGCTTGAATGAGCTCGGAAAAGCGCTGTTGGGCCCAGCGACGTTGCGGCAAGAGATCGCTGGCATTAGGGTTAATTAAAATCAAACGATTTTTTCCTAAGGTGTAATTAATTCCAGCATCATGAGCGAGTTTTTCAATGCGATGACGAACCTTTTCTAAGGAGTCTGGATTGAGGATGGCTTGCTCTAGGCGAACTTCTGAGTCTGGGATCTCAATTTTGCTGAAAGGAACCTCAATCTTCTGCGCAAAGGCAGCATGAATCAGCGAGAGGAAATTCTTGGTAATATGAATGTGTGGGTTGTAGTGCACTTTTCGGGTCAGCATAAATCCACGCCATAGCCCTTCTCCATGAAAAATGTGATAACCCACGCGTCGGCGTGCTCCGCACATACCTGTTAGTAGTGCTGTAAAACGGGAGAACAACTCTAAATCAATTACTGTATCAATACGGTGAGTGCGAGCTAACACTAAAAA from Polynucleobacter necessarius carries:
- a CDS encoding ABC transporter permease subunit, translated to MIEWLQPLFFIFALSLELRVGTTGLVCFGQAAFFRVGAYVTVLLTAQFSDPSLGFLVMASVTSAAVLALFVGALSKN
- a CDS encoding branched-chain amino acid ABC transporter permease, which gives rise to MASLLLVLIFLGILLRSRFGHALVGIRINENRMSTAGYETYFYQVAVFVISGGIARRTGFLYAIKDGYVNPELLSWHQSGTVLIMIILGGLGYLRGAIIGAFAFALLEEIFRSEALFGAFYKHWHF
- a CDS encoding DUF455 family protein, translating into MRDRFKQIKETRAVEILEIILNDEGGHVLIGNRWFNYLCAKKQVFPIAAYRELAAKYRAPILKGPFNIEARKQAGFTAEKLNLLGA
- a CDS encoding Organic radical activating enzyme, which codes for MNVLQQIDELIDALHQKGFEVAIETNGTIKVPKADSDLIVLQAEELKLVIPQVQNSELEKLMARFEKMDYRNRFLQLRAGLNLKTNTELAVHLCQMRPLWRLSLQSHKLFVNFVNSKHIK
- the tadA gene encoding tRNA adenosine(34) deaminase TadA — encoded protein: MTQAELDQQYMRMAIEQAQLAAQSGEVPVGAVLVRDGQVISKAFNKPISNHDPSAHAEMLALREAALMEKNYRLPGSTLYVTLEPCAMCSGAMLHARISRIVYGAPDPKTGAAGGVMDLFASKRINHQTSAEGGVMSEECGQLLREFFKGRR
- a CDS encoding LD-carboxypeptidase → MRSIQLIAPSGASVDGKSPLAGIDWLEGQGILVHNAGCIQRVDERVAGSDEVRLAELNNLPNLDTSTVVMVMRGGYGLHRLLPYIQWNAIAKAIQDGLQVCGHSDFTVF
- a CDS encoding 23S rRNA (adenine(2030)-N(6))-methyltransferase RlmJ; amino-acid sequence: MFSYRPAFHTGSHADILKHLTLIHLVQYLQEKSGALTIVDTDAGAGIYSLQDKFSTVSKEADGGIFRLKQYIKTCLQIPPESIQAYLKQIDTEKVEGRLDNYPGSPFMLARLLRHNVNQLKQSKQIDVYAEDSFASLKGLLPSPSRRGLILIDPSYEDKQDYRYLETAMQEALTRFATGCYAIWYPAISRRESAALPDFLKKIAANHKRSWLNTELRVENAPGERRLQSSGMFIINPPWTLEKHLAQVLPTLTKVIGINGGG
- a CDS encoding phosphatase PAP2 family protein, encoding MNKNAIPTFAWFVPLVPLTLAGIIYFGEFQSSSFLFINQLTQQLPDNLWTWLTFFGNGWGVFAFAFPLLLIAPRMLSAGIFSGALAGLISTPLKTFFSLPRPGGVLTEGSFYRIGDILLHKALPSGHTLTAFAVATGLYFSVNKGKRKPLLVLFVLAALVGLSRNAVGAHWFTDVLAGAGLGIWCGMFGALLANLLPEATLKPNKIWPRLIAISGLVSIYAHITQVMDLELNQPLQYASIAVLITTLIFFGKAQLSRSRTL
- a CDS encoding glycosyltransferase family 9 protein gives rise to the protein MTISVNTMRAIDHWVGVPLCAVVSPFVALIDGIKNMVSRGPETPKKMLFIELSEMGSAILVDPAMRNAQARGAELFFLIFKNNRASLTLLNTVKPENIFTIDASSLSRLVKDTLRFLVLARTHRIDTVIDLELFSRFTALLTGMCGARRRVGYHIFHGEGLWRGFMLTRKVHYNPHIHITKNFLSLIHAAFAQKIEVPFSKIEIPDSEVRLEQAILNPDSLEKVRHRIEKLAHDAGINYTLGKNRLILINPNASDLLPQRRWAQQRFSELIQALHQQFSSDLILITGSPNEISYAEKVRSVANVKNALNFAGQVSFTELPPLYTLSDVMVTNDSGPGHFSAATPLRTVVLFGPETPALYGSVGNSIAITANLACSPCVSAANHRKTPCQDNVCMQAITVSQVLDKVITQIQASDQAKAS